One Pseudoliparis swirei isolate HS2019 ecotype Mariana Trench chromosome 4, NWPU_hadal_v1, whole genome shotgun sequence genomic window carries:
- the LOC130193200 gene encoding CD82 antigen-like → MGKGCLTATKYFLFLFNLIFFLCGAVIMGFGLWLLLDNQSFIVVLNNSTSVKVACYILIGVGAFSMLMGFLGCLGAIYEIRCLLGLYFTCLLLILIAQVVAGALIYFQKDVLHEETSKIVTKVLDDYPGNNSATEQAWDFIQRTMLCCGWTGRVDWSGNQLIVNSSQLLFPCSCQNASLASGNVSHSGFCEAPTADWPVYEAGCAASVESWLFTNIGVVLGICLGVALIELLGMVLSICLCRNVHTEEYTKVPKY, encoded by the exons ATGGGGAAAGGCTGCCTGACGGCGACCAagtacttcctgttcctcttcaACCTCATCTTCTTT CTCTGCGGCGCCGTCATCATGGGCTTCGGTCTGTGGCTCCTGCTGGACAACCAGAGCTTCATCGTGGTCCTGA ATAACTCCACGTCGGTGAAGGTGGCGTGCTACATCCTGATTGGCGTCGGGGCGTTTTCCATGCTCATGGGCTTCCTCGGCTGCCTGGGGGCCATTTATGAGATCCGCTGTCTGCTCGgcctg TACTTCACCTGCCTGCTGCTGATCCTCATCGCGCAGGTGGTAGCCGGCGCGCTCATCTACTTCCAGAAGGACGTG TTACACGAAGAGACGTCCAAGATCGTCACCAAGGTGCTGGACGACTACCCCGGCAACAACTCCGCCACGGAGCAGGCCTGGGACTTCATCCAGAGGACT ATGCTGTGCTGCGGCTGGACCGGCCGTGTGGACTGGAGCGGCAACCAGTTGATCGTGAACAGCTCCCAGCTGCTGTTCCCCTGCTCCTGCCAGAACGCCTCTCTGGCCTCGGGGAACGTCTCCCACAGCGGCTTCTGCGAGGCGCCGACGGCCGACTGGCCCGTCTACGAGGCG ggttGCGCCGCCAGCGTGGAGAGCTGGCTCTTCACCAACATCGGGGTGGTGCTGGGCATCTGCCTCGGCGTGGCTCTGATTGAG ctgctgGGGATGGTCTTGTCCATCTGCTTGTGCAGGAACGTTCACACAGAGGAATACACCAAAGTGCCCAAGTACTAA